Proteins co-encoded in one Pleurodeles waltl isolate 20211129_DDA chromosome 2_2, aPleWal1.hap1.20221129, whole genome shotgun sequence genomic window:
- the LOC138282471 gene encoding uncharacterized protein, with the protein MGLRSKYKKKTQYLLSRAPRVLRALKSQKPCEPPKPPPIRPQNIQLGDVVGIYRPSGGDGQSSLSPKQSEGHPPPESELSAAPLVNTPNIVQIGGSQLPKNRWTHKKPKWIGSARNRKLVIKKLKKARLCVTRRSKNTPTANHSPLPVVDTPGSSPTTSNSHAEASEPVFMESVRRYSRVAERFNATEQYEEFRFVNLDRLHSSDHGVIAIHQGVQMLIERLLHDVGPNDFFQMRFQGQGLNSPLFTRRSSRDVFDAVTFLENLSKLLQSKAELLVYGSFRIIILVVRGRKGGASRTLKSFMYSKIIGKKSRWLLDFNTGVTNMCLAASIAGLLVDRSTPDAVIMSMGIAVHEALQLPSDRMVGFGDLGLFENHFAVPVKVLYHNGSWKYFTTNEGVKNKTVYVLHHENHFYSVLNLKGFLGAKYMCEHCDHIYNNRTKHQCELHCKMCQRDGCVNDDTQKVNCTTCKLFCRSQDCLNMHISLAQCVRQADCGVCDRYKPVKYNCKGMQCPRCTAAFKVGTAHSCYMLRSHHQKKTEDYIVFGIECTQETGCTSQTTFTPTI; encoded by the coding sequence ATGGgccttaggtctaaatataaaaagaagacccagtaCTTGCTCAGTAGAGCTCcaagagttttacgagcgctcaaaagTCAGAAGCCCTGTGAACCCCCAAAACCACCgcccataaggcctcaaaatatacaGTTAGGAGATGTTGTTGGtatttacaggccctctgggggtgatggtcaGAGCAGTCTCAGCCCTAAACAATCTGAAGGACACCCACCCCCCGAAAGTGAATTGTCAGCGGCACCACTTGTaaacaccccaaatattgttcagatTGGCGGGAGCCAGTTACCAAAAAACAGATGGacccataagaagccaaagtggatTGGTAGCGCTAGAAACCGCaagcttgtaataaaaaagttaaagaaagcccgACTCTGCGTTAcccgaaggtctaaaaacacacctacagctaACCATAGCCCCCTACCTGTGGTTGATACCCCcgggagctctccaacaaccagtaattctcatgctgaggcttcagaaccagtgtttatggaaagtgtgagacggtatagtcgcgttgcagagcggtttaacgctacagagcaatatgaggagtttaggtttgttaaccttgatcgcctacactcctcagatcatggcgttatagctatacatcagggtGTGCAAAtgctaatcgaacgattgttacacgatgtggggcctaacgatttctttcagatgcgttttcagggacagggtctcaatagtcccctgttcaccagacgttcatctcgggatgtgtttgacgctgtgacgtttttagaaaacctatctaaacttttacagagcaaggctgaattactggtgtacgggtcctttagaatcatcatcctcgttgttaggggtcgcaagggtggtgcttccagaaccttaaagagctttatgtacagtaaaatcattggcaagaaatctcgttggttgctcgattttaataccggagttaCCAATATGTGTCTGGCAGCGAGCATTGCAGGGTTATTGGTGGACCGCAGTACCCCAGACGCCGTTATTATGTCGATGGGTATAGCAGTCCATGAGGCTCTTCAACTACCGTCCGACAgaatggttggttttggggacctgggactttttgagaaccactttgccgtgccggtaaaagttctataccacaatggttcttggaagtacttcactaccaatgaaggtgtgaaaaacaagaccgtgtatgtgctacatcatgaaaaccacttttacagtgtcttgaacctgaagggttttctaggtgccaagtatatgtgtgagcattgcgatcacatatacaacaacaggaccaaacatcagtgtgaattacactgtaaaatgtgtcaaagggacGGATGCGTCAACGACGAcactcagaaagtgaactgcacaacgtgcaagctattttgtcggtcgcaagactgcttaaacatGCACATCAGCCTAGCCCAGTGTGTCCGTCAAGCGGACTGTGGGGTTTGCGACCGTTACAAGCCTGTCAAATacaattgtaaaggtatgcaatgtcctaGGTGTACAGCGGCTTTTAAAGTCGGAACAGCCCACTCATGTTACATGCTCAGAAGCcatcaccagaaaaaaacagaagactatatcgtatttggtatagagtgtacgcaagagacggggtgcaccagccaaactacatttacgcccaccatctaa